ggtgATAAGGTATTGCTGAAAATATCTCCTACAAAAGGAATAATGAGAttcgggaagaaaggaaaattgagTCCGAGATATATTGGACCGTATGAAGTCCTTGAAAGAATTGGGAAAGTAGCTTACCGATTAGCGCTACCTGCTGTGCTAGATCGAGTTcataacgtatttcatgtgTCTCAATTAAGGAAGTACGTACATGATGCATCGCATGTACTTCAACCTGAGGTAAATAAGATCTTTGGATTAAactataaaggttgtcaaagttatgttataatgagtatattataattcttataggTTGTGACTTTGGATGAGAACTTATCATATGAAGAGAAACCGGTAAAAATCTTGGATACTAAGACCCGAGATACCCGCAGAAAGTCCATAAAGATGGTAAAAGTGTCATGGTCAAACCATTTGGTGGAAGaagccacatgggagttggaagagGAAATGAGAAAACGATATCCAACTTTATTTGAGCAAGGTAAAAGATAACCTAGGTGTGCTCGTTATTAAAATGGGGAGTTTAGTATTTGGGAAATAATCATCATCTCTCTTTCCTTTTATCAAATCCAACCCCTTTCCTTTCCAGCTAAATTTTTGTCTCCGAAATAACGATAACTttagtttcgaggacgaaactctttctaaggggggtagagtgtaataccccgtattttcctaacattattattttaataaatattcccaatatgctgcgatcgtacgtaccggtcacgaaccgtaaaatttttggaagctggtgttcggactcgtttgtcctaggaaatggattattagacaccatattattattcttgaatttcctatttaattaaatcagcccatagcagcgaaaatttattttgatNNNNNNNNNNNNNNNNNNNNNNNNNNNNNNNNNNNNNNNNNNNNNNNNNNNNNNNNNNNNNNNNNNNNNNNNNNNNNNNNNNNNNNNNNNNNNNNNNNNNNNNNNNNNNNNNNNNNNNNNNNNNNNNNNNNNNNNNNNNNNNNNNNNNNNNNNNNNNNNNNNNNNNNNNNNNNNNNNNNNNNNNNNNNNNNNNNNNNNNNNNNNNNNNNNNNNNNNNNNNNNNNNNNNNNNNNNNNNNNNNNNNNNNNNNNNNNNNNNNNNNNNNNNNNNNNNNNNNNNNNNNNNNNNNNNNNNNNNNNNNNNNNNNNNNNNNNNNNNNNNNNNNNNNNNNNNNNNNNNNNNNNNNNNNNNNNNNNNNNNNNNNNNNNNNNNNNNNNNNNNNNNNNNNNNNNNNNNNNNNNNNNNNNNNNNNNNNNNNNNNNNNNNNNNNNNNNNNNNNNNNNNNNNNNNNNNNNNNNNNNNNNNNNNNNNNNNNNNNNNNNNNNNNNNNNNNNNNNNNNNNNNNNNNNNNNNNNNNNNNNNNNNNNNNNNNNNNNNNNNNNNNNNNNNNNNNNNNNNNNNNNNNNNNNNNNNNNNNNNNNNNNNNNNNNNNNNNNNNNNNNNNNNNNNNNNNNNNNNNNNNNNNNNNNNNNNNNNNNNNNNNNNNNNNNNNNNNNNNNNNNNNNNNNNNNNNNNNNNNNNNNNNNNNNNNNNNNNNNNNNNNNNNNNNNNNNNNNNNNNNNNNNNNNNNNNNNNNNNNNNNNNNNNNNNNNNNNNNNNNNNNNNNNNNNNNNNNNNNNNNNNNNNNNNNNNNNNNNNNNNNNNNNNNNNNNNNNNNNNNNNNNNNNNNNNNNNNNNNNNNNNNNNNNNNNNNNNNNNNNNNNNNNNNNNNNNNNNNNNNNNNNNNNNNNNNNNNNNNNNNNNNNNNNNNNNNNNNNNNNNNNNNNNNNNNNNNNNNNNNNNNNNNNNNNNNNNNNNNNNNNNNNNNNNNNNNNNNNNNNNNNNNNNNNNNNNNNNNNNNNNNNNNNNNNNNNNNNNNNNNNNNNNNNNNNNNNNNNNNNNNNNNNNNNNNNNNNNNNNNNNNNNNNNNNNNNNNNNNNNNNNNNNNNNNNNNNNNNNNNNNNNNNNNNNNNNNNNNNNNNNNNNNNNNNNNNNNNNNNNNNNNNNNNNNNNNNNNNNNNNNNNNNNNNNNNNNNNNNNNNNNNNNNNNNNNNNNNNNNNNNNNNNNNNNNNNNNNNNNNNNNNNNNNNNNNNNNNNNNNNNNNNNNNNNNNNNNNNNNNNNNNNNNNNNNNNNNNNNNNNNNNNNNNNNNNNNNNNNNNNNNNNNNNNNNNNNNNNNNNNNNNNNNNNNNNNNNNNNNNNNNNNNNNNNNNNNNNNNNNNNNNNNNNNNNNNNNNNNNNNNNNNNNNNNNNNNNNNNNNNNNNNNNNNNNNNNNNNNNNNNNNNNNNNNNNNNNNNNNNNNNNNNNNNNNNNNNNNNNNNNNNNNNNNNNNNNNNNNNNNNNNNNNNNNNNNNNNNNNNNNNNNNNNNNNNNNNNNNNNNNNNNNNNNNNNNNNNNNNNNNNNNNNNNNNNNNNNNNNNNNNNNNNNNNNNNNNNNNNNNNNNNNNNNNNNNNNNNNNNNNNNNNNNNNNNNNNNNNNNNNNNNNNNNNNNNNNNNNNNNNNNNNNNNNNNNNNNNNNNNNNNNNNNNNNNNNNNNNNNNNNNNNNNNNNNNNNNNNNNNNNNNNNNNNNNNNNNNNNNNNNNNNNNNNNNNNNNNNNNNNNNNNNNNNNNNNNNNNNNNNNNNNNNNNNNNNNNNNNNNNNatccgagagcgatagaagagaaaatggatctactcttgatgatagaaattACTATGGTTTTTGGGTTGTGtattactgggatgtaaggcagtaatagtatgtattaatcaggatagtagatgtaaagactgttaggaacatcatgtaataggttttgatgataccaactgttaagtagaaatccccaagtctcgatacataggcaaaacactgtaagttcgacaagtaaaccaagagcgaaaatacaaccgggtaactttgagctcaactcggaaaatatttaagctcaaggtaaatttgtttgaacatcttagaagtctcgtgttgtaatcctatagacaaatcagaagaaggcacgggacaactctggaggaataagggtctgcgaaacatcaactaagtctcgagacataagcagagttcgagagataggatctgtCGTTAcagcaatccagttcgagacataagcagagttcgagaggtagacctctcgatgcttggattcgagacatcaaacaatcgagacatcaaccttggtctcgataaactgacacttctccagtaatgctaaatgacggtcaggaagcatacttaaagtttggagaaaaagaatatcatggagatagaataatgaagaggtgccgaacgtgagttttcaaaatagacggaaatggatgacacatcagatttccaccacaaacggtcaaaaggtacaccaatgctgaagtggtctgattccccacaaacaaggaatgatgggaatataaaaagagtaacttttaccaaaagacgaaagtggagcatggactcaagaaagtgaaatatagaatattcactaccagacaaaaggttcaagttacaagacNcatcagatttccaccacaaacggtcaaaaggtacaccaatgctgaagtggtctgattccccacaaacaaggaatgatgggaatttaaaaagagtaacttttaccaaaagtagcaagtggagcatggactcaagaaagtggattatagaatatccactaccaaacaaaaggttcggGAGAggattttcatcttcatcttcttccttaagCTCAAGAGCTCCATAGCtaatttcttcatcaagatcacaaatattcggtaaatttctattctaatcggttcaaaagctttattttccttcctagatcttgatccaagtatagttttcttaaaatatgtggttaggatgttatatacttcctaggatttgtaggaaaatttttgggtaagaaaatcctattttactaattattttagtatagttagtgttctcaaggatctaatattatgtatgttgtggataaattatggattgtgtagaagaaccaaaggaagtggaagagtgagcatctagaggGAGTTAGTgagattttcaagaagataaggtaatctttatgtccaccaaaaccttttttttccaccatgatattcatgaatttcttgataaagtatggatataaagattttagtagatgaaagattggtgtgattgtggcatatcatgaatatatgtagatatgtggATGATTATATGAAGTAACTAGTATACGATTATGTTGTGATGATTATGTAGTAACATGTATATGGTgtttacaaccttatatattatatattatatattgttatatatatatatacatatatacatccctatacatttagttatttgatgatattcttgtcatgattattatatatacttacatatatttataccgtagaaatacatatatacgcatattattattattattattattattattattatatatatacatacattatgtatatatacactatcgtataaatatttatattaccatatatatatctacatattTGGTACTATATGCGTGTAAGTGGTATGTgagaatattatatatgtataagtgggTGTGACCTTATATGTGTATGGATAtgtgaagatatatatatatatatatatatatatatacaaaagtaGACTTATATTGTTCAATGTGCAtaaagtgagaaagtaaagaatgagataaaatgaaatcacggtgtgaagttggaggatattcctttttaacattcataatggaatcacaaacattgggccccaaaatgattggtgttaaccacttgagtaaccttgtagaaacagatccggggttactagagctagtgactaacctgcgggctggaatcccgacaaggggtgtgcacactaaaggtcctagatctgcttcccctagttggaataactaggttgtggtgaggtgatggaaatgagaaggaaattgtggtgttaattggaatatctttaacttcattatggtaaagctggttatttctattAAATGCTTATATGTTTATGAGGATaattatgagtatgagtatgattatgagtatgattatgagtatgatattgtgcatacatgtggaaattgtgattattgatacatatttttctttgaacaataatgaggaaatgaatatctcttatatgagaaatcttgttgaaaatttgTTATCATGTGGAAATAACTgcttttcgaaaacaaagaataaaactattttccaaaaccatgattttacagggtggagtagggattacttagcacaatgtgctaattctgttttccaaatgaatttcaggtatggagtagatcttgttatccgagagcgatagaagagaaaatggatctactcttgatgatagaaattACTATGGTTTTTGGGTTGTGTATTACTGgggatgtaaggcagtaatagtatgtattaatcaggatagtagatgtaaagactgtTAGGAAAACATCATGTAATggtttgatgataccaactgttaagtagaaatccccaagtctcgatacataggcaaaacactgtaagttcgacaagtaaaccaagagcgaaaatacaaccgggtaactttgagctcaactcggaaaatatttaagctcaaggtaaatttgtttgaacatcttagaagtctcgtgttgtaatctatagacaaatcagaagaaggcacggacaactctggaggaataagggtctgcgagacatcaactaagtctcgagacataagcagagttcgagagataggatcacAGATCCAGTTCGAGAGCAGAGTTCGAGAGTAGACTCTCGATGCTTGGAtcagacatcaaacaatcgagacatcaccttggtctcgataaactgacacttctccagtaatgctgaatgacggtcaggaagcatacttaaagtttgggaagaagaaatcatggagatagaataatgaagaggtgccgaaggATGGACCGAATTTGGAACACAAACGGAAAAAGGTGCAATGGAAGTGGTCTTTCCCCACAAACAAGGAATTGGGaattaaaaagagtaacttttaccaaaagtagcaagtggagcatggactcaagaaagtggattatggaatatccactaccaaacaaaaggttcaagttacaagaccaccactccatgaaaaatgctgaaaagatgcaagtcccatacacgcatgggagacaaatttcaaacggaataattttccccaacggaattattcctcaactctcatataaaaaggacgtgaagacacagatcaaaaaaaaaaagaaagggggGAACTTTCGTAagaggttggttcattcgaaattctaaagaggtgtctgattcaaacgttcaagtgcaagcattcaatttggaatatcatccagatattcaatacagcgagaaaaacacatcttagtgtttgagagagttacatagcttaaactgccatatatctagaaggtgaccgaagctgctctacattgaaattgattcaacgatagcttttggtcagattggagtttgttacactcaactgtgactaccaaaggtccttgctttggattaagcaagaagaggcggagtaacctggcagctgtctagtgaagatcctgaggcttgaggcgggcttggtgatcaaagctcaagtgcttgagaggtggagtaactggaagcggggagaaaaacctgaggagaggcggagtaacctgggagctgtcttgtgaagatcctgaggcttgaggcgggcttggtgatcaaagctcaagtgctcgataggtggagtaacaaaagcggggcgaaaaacctgaggcttgaggcgggcttcgtgatcaaagctcaagcgctcgatattgtactaaaaagggaagttttagtgcaatccttccagggagtttctggaagaagagtggacgtaggcgggttggccgaaccacttaaaaatctctctcgcatttactttctgtatttatctctcgctaacctctcgattgcactgcatataaacacacctctcgaactaactcaaactcgtgctaactaaaaggggataacttttccgctgcgcataaaactttgtcttcacctcgtgaggtatcaaacctaaacatcctgagttcaatacacacgagaggtcgaaaagatttgcaaaatcttatacaagtctattccccccccccccccttctagacttgtaccccatccccttgggaccaacaaagactaccttagcatctaagtttgtGATAAACataggtgtggagtagcacctctggattttatgcgcttccgttttgggaaattagtaattatgattaattatgccttttagtatgatggaaaatctgggggtgttacatctTACGGGCTAGGGGCATAGCTGCTGACGGTGGGTGTATTCTATGCCCATCTGTGATAGAATCTGTTAACCATCTGTTTTGTGAATGCCCAGTAGCGATGACTGCATGGAATGGATTTACTGATCAGATTGGAGGGTCTCTTGTTTGTCTAGTAGAGTGTTACCTTCGGCTGAATAATGCTCAAAAAATTATTGAGTTGGCTGCTCGTATTTGGGCTATTTGGACTGCACGCAATGACGCCTTATGGAATGCAAAGGTCTGGAATGATGTTTCTTTGAAGAATTTTATTGTTAATTGTGTTAGTACATGGCTGGAGTCATATCTCTCAACTAATTTGTCATTGCACGGGACTCCCATCCATGAAGTTGCTGTATGGTCACCTCCACCTCTTGGTATGGTAAAATGTAACATTGATGCTTCTTTATTGCATGATAATGTGGGTTTTGGTGCAGTCATACGTGATCACTTTGGTCATTTTGTGGCTGCCTTCAGTGGTCTTCTACCTTGTGCGAAAGATCCTTATCTTGCGGAGACAATGGCGGTAAAGGAAGCACTTACATGGATAAAGAATCGGGGTTATAACAACATTATTGTGGAATCTGATTGCCAAagcttttgtttaaattttaattctgCTTGTAATGACTTTTATTACGTCGGTTTACTTATTAAGCAATGTCGGTATATTGCTAGTGGCATTGGGAACATTTCTGTTCGCCATGTCAATaggtcagcgaatcatgtaGCTCATGTCCTTGCACGGGCGACTGGTTCTTCTTCTGTCCTTGGTGTGTGGGATTTTGCCCCTCCTGATTGTATTTCGTCTTTTTTCAGGGATTTAATATAAGTTGTTtcgtttggttttcaaaaaaaagtatttattaatatttttacaaaatgaTAATCTACTATGACTCTGATATAATGTAGTAttggctcaaacccactcccatcatttgtgtgggagtgttaatcgggacaccaagtaccactagaccataaggtttTTGAATTatcgatttaaataaataaattcaacaatatatGAGAGAAAGTCTTAAAGTAAATATTGGCATTATCTCCTTGGCGCTTGAAAAAGTAGTATATACAATAAGCTAAAAGTTTTGAGTGGTGTGAATTGAGACCACTATTCCTGAGGTAGCTCAGCCAACGCGCTGACAAACAAGCATGGTGCCAAAAGCTATTGTGGCTGGAACAATTGGTTCTTGGTGGCTTTTACGCTAAAAATTCTTAAACCATTGAATTGTCAAAgtcttttacattttattttttcaaattgctTTTGTTGAATGAGTTTCTGTGACCCCTGACTTCTGACATCACGGCACCGTTGTTCTGGCTATTCATAGTAATGGTAAGATTGCA
This region of Ipomoea triloba cultivar NCNSP0323 chromosome 15, ASM357664v1 genomic DNA includes:
- the LOC116005658 gene encoding uncharacterized protein LOC116005658, which produces MTAWNGFTDQIGGSLVCLVECYLRLNNAQKIIELAARIWAIWTARNDALWNAKVWNDVSLKNFIVNCVSTWLESYLSTNLSLHGTPIHEVAVWSPPPLGMVKCNIDASLLHDNVGFGAVIRDHFGHFVAAFSGLLPCAKDPYLAETMAVKEALTWIKNRGYNNIIVESDCQSFCLNFNSACNDFYYVGLLIKQCRYIASGIGNISVRHVNRSANHVAHVLARATGSSSVLGVWDFAPPDCISSFFRDLI